Sequence from the Sphingomicrobium clamense genome:
GGGCTGCCGGCACGCGGTCGTAACCGCTCGCGTTGGCGGGCGCGCCAACAGAGGCAAAGGCGACAAGGATCGCAGAAGCGATGGTGGCGGCAAGCAGCGTTCGAGGCAAGGTCATGACCATGGTTCGTTCGTTCTTTGAAGAAAGTTACCACATTCGGCCTCTGGCGACAGCACGGGCTTTCTGCCACTGTCCTGCCCATGGGGAAGGTCAAGCGACAGGCACGGAGCGACGACACGCGCTCGGCGATCATGGCGGCGGGCACCAGGCTGTTTGCCGTCCAGGGGTTCGAGAAGACCGGCATCCGTGACATCGCCGTCGAAGCCGACGTCAATCCGGCGCTGATCTCCTATCATTTCGGCGGCAAGGAAGGTCTTATCGAAGAGATCTTCGCCGACGCGATCGACACGGCAGCGGAGGCGGTCGAGGACGGTCGGTTCGTCGACGCAGAGTTTCCCGAGAAAGAGCTTGTGCGGCTCTACGCGAAGAGCCTGTCCAGCCAACCCATGCTCGTCCTGATGTCGCTTCGCTCGCAACTCGACCCCGAGCGGGTATTCAACGAAAATCTCCTGCCGCTTTATCGTCGCTTCCGGACGCTGACCAACGACATGCTCGACACGCTTCCCGACGATGCGCCGGGCAAGACGCTCGACCCGAACCTCGTCTACAGCATGATCCTGTCGCCGCTTCAGATGTACTTCGCTGCGCACCAGATTCGCGAAGGGGCAAAGGGAAGCATGGAGCCGACGGCCAGCTCATTGCCCCCGGAAGAATTTGTCCAGCGATTGGGCGACTTCATCAGCGCAGCGCTGAGATAGCAGACAAGGCTGGCATCCCTCTTTTCCCTCCGCTAAAGGCCCCGCCATGGCACATCATCACCCCAGCGTTTCGCCGTTCGACGCGAACGATCCTTTCGACCTCGACGGCCAGCTCACCGACGAAGAGCGCATGGTCCGCGACACTGCGCGCGCCTATGCCCAGGAGAAGCTCCTTCCCCGCGTGAAAGACGCTTTCCTCAAGGACAGTTTCGACCGCGACATCATGTCGGAAATGGGTCAGCTCGGCCTGCTCGGCGCGACCGTGCCTGAAGAATATGGGGGCGCGGGCCTCGGCTATGTCAGCTACGGCCTCATCGCGCGCGAAGTCGAGCGCGTCGACAGCGGCTATCGCAGCGCCTGCTCGGTCCAGTCCTCGCTCGTCATGTTCCCGATCCACGCCTACGGCACCGAGGAACAGAAGAAAAAATGGCTTCCCAAGCTCGCCAGCGGCGAAGCGGTCGGCTGTTTCGGTCTGACCGAACCCGACGCGGGTTCGGACCCCGGCGGCATGCGCACCCGCGCTAAGAAGGTCGATGGCGGCTACGTCATCTCGGGCGCCAAAATGTGGATCACCAACTCGCCCATCGCCGACGTGTTTGTCGTCTGGGCCAAGTCGGACGCACATGGCGGCGCGATCCGCGGTTTCCTGCTCGAGAAGGGCATGAAGGGCCTTTCGGCACCCAAGGTGAAGGAAAAGCTCTCGCTGCGTGCCTCGATCACCGGCGAAATCGTCATGGATGAGGTCGAAGTGCCCGAAAGCGCCATGTTCCCCGAGATCGAAGGCCTCAAGGGTCCCTTCGGCTGTCTCAACCGCGCCCGCTACGGCATCGGTTGGGGCGCGATGGGCGCAGCGGAGGCCTGCTACGAAGCAGCGCGCGACTATCTCCTTGAACGCAAGCAGTTTGGTGTTCCCCTCGCCTCCAAGCAGATCCCGCAACTGAAGCTCGCTGACATGGTCACCGAGATCACGCTCGGCCTTCAGGCGGCGCTACGCGTGGGTCGTCGCCTCGATGATGGCGTGCTCATCCCCGAGACGATTAGCCTCATCAAGCGCAATAATTGCGGCAAGGCGCTCGAGATCGCCCGCACCGCGCGCGACATGCATGGCGGCAACGGCATTTCGGCCGAATATGTGCCGATGCGCCACGCCATGAATCTGGAAACGGTCAACACCTATGAGGGCACGCATGACGTCCATGCGCTGATCCTCGGCCGTGCCATCACCGGTATTCCGGCCTTTTAGGTCTCTTTTTCCTTTAACAATTCCGCGCTAGGCTCCCCCTCACACAAGGGGGAGCCTCGCCATGGAATTGATCGTTTTCTTCGTCGTGCTCGCCGTCCTGCTGCTGTGGGGCGTTGCGATTTACAACAAGCTGGTGCGCCTGCGCGCGCTGGTCCATGAGGCCTTTTCGGGCATCACAGTACAGCTGCGCCGCCGCGCCGACCTCATTCCAAACCTGGTCGAGACGGTGAAGGGCTATGCCAGCCACGAAAAGGAAACGCTCGAAAATGTCATCGCCCAACGCGGCAATGCGGTTAGCGCCAAGGGCGTCGAGGCGACCGCCGCTGCCGATGCCGCAATGACCGGCCTGCTCGGCAAGCTGATGGCGGTGGTCGAGGCCTATCCCGATCTCAAGGCCGACGAAAACTTCCGCAAGCTGCAGGACGAGCTGAGCTCGATCGAACACGACCTGCAGGCTTCGCGGCGCTATTACAACGCCACCGCGCGCGACCTGAACACCCGCATCCAGTCGGTGCCCGACAACATCATCGCAGGGCCGACCGGCTTCAAGACCGAGCCCTATTACGAGGATGCCGACGAAAGCATCCAGAGCGCGCCCAACGTCGACTTCGGCTAAGGGGTAGCCCGATGCGTGCGCTTCTCGCGGTCCTGATCGCGTTCCTGACGCTGTTCGCCTCGCCGGCAGCAGCGCAGGAGCGGATCCAGTCCTTCCACAGCAATCTCGACATCGAAGAGGACGGCACGCTAACCGTCACCGAAACCATTCGCGTGATGGTCGAAGGACGCCAGATCCGCCGCGGCATCTTTCGCGACCTGCCGACCCGCTACGAGCTTCCGAATGGCGGCAATGCGAAGGTCGGATTTACCTTTCTCGACGCCTCGCTCGACGGTCGCGACGTCCCGACCAAGCTGGAGCGCATGTCCAATGGCGTGCGCATCCGCATCGGCGATCCCGATGTACTCGTCAGCCATGGCAGCCACGCCTATCGCATCCGCTATTCGGTGCGCCGCGCGGTCGGCCACTTCGAAGACAAGCCAATGGACGAATTGTGGTGGAATGTCACCGGCGACGGCTGGGCCTTCCGCATCGACAAAGCGTCCGCGACCATCCGACTGCCCCAGAACGCGCGCTTCGGAGAATTGATCGGCTACACTGGAGAATATGGCTCGACGGAACAGGCCGCGCGGGTCGTGCGCAACGAGCCCGGCAATGCCAAGATCGAGACCACACGCACCCTGCGCCCGCGCGAAGGCTTCAGCATCGTCGCGACCTTTCCCAAGAATATCGTTGAGCCGCCGACCGAGCAGGAAAGGCTTGCCCGCACCATCGCCGACTACGCGCCGCCGGTCGCCGCATTTTTCGGCCTGTTGCTCGTCATCGCCTATTATGTCTGGGCCTACGTCCATGTCGGTCGCGATCCCAGGCCCGGCACGATTGTCCCCCTCTTCGCACCTCCAGACGGGATCACGCCCGCCGCTATTCGCTACGCCATCAAGCGGAAGATGGACCATCGCGGATTCGCGGCGGCGCTGGTGGACGCCGGCGTGCGCGGCCACGTCACGCTCGAACAGGATGGCGGCGGCTTCCTATCCAAGGGGAAAATGAAGATCCGCCGCAACTCGCTCGATGCCCGGCAGCCGCTCGACCCAGCCGAGGAGCGCATGCTTTCCAAGTTGGTCGCCTCGGGCGAGACGCTGGAAATGGATAACGAGAACCACAGCAAATTTTCCAAGGCGCTTGGCACGCTCGACAAGCATTACAAGAAGATATTCGAGGGCAAGGCCTTCCACCGCAACTATGGCTGGGCCTTCGCGGGCCTGCTGACACTGATCGGCGCGCTCGCGCTCGTGGCCGCCGCGATCGTCTGGTCCGAAGACCTCGTCAGCCCGCTCATCCCGATGATTACCGTCGCGCTCCTCCTGATCGCGGTGCTGCTCATGGCCGGCGCGCCCGACAAGGGTCAGCCCGGCCGCAAGCTCATCCTCGGCCTCGGCATCTTCGCCGCGCTGATCGCGGGCGTGATGTCGCTCGGCATGCTCCCGATGGCCTTCGTCGGCGGCGGCGCGGTCATGATCATGCTGGTCCTGCTGCCTGCGACGATCATCGTCATCTCCGGCTTCATCTGGCTGGACGCGCCGACCGCCTCGGGCCGCGCGCTGCTCGACCGGATCGCCGGCTTCAAACAATATCTCTCGACCACCGAAGGCAAGCGCTTCGACCGTATGCAGCGCCCGGGCGAAGACCTGTCGCTGTTCGAACGCTATCTCCCCTATGCCATCGCGCTGGGCGTGGAAAATCAATGGGCGGAGAAATTCGAAAGCGCACTCGCCGCGGCCGCCAAGGACCCGACCCGCGACCAGGGCTTCACCTGGTATTCGGGCAGCCACGATGTCTGGCACAACCCGACGGGCTTCACCACGGCGGTCGGCGCCAGCCTCGCCAGCTCGATCAGCTCGGCCTCGACCGCGCCCGGCTCGTCGAGCGGCTCGGGCGGGGGCGGTTTCTCCGGCGGTGGCGGTGGCGGTGGTGGAGGCGGCGGCTGGTAATCAGCCCGTGTAGGACCGCTTCAGCACGTCGATTTTTTCATTCTCGTCGAGGTCGCTGCGCTGGACGAGGTCAAAGCCGAGCTTTTCGGCCAGCTTGAACGAAGCCGCATTGCCAGGCGAGATCATCGCCCAGATATCGCGCTTGAGGTTCGCATCGGCCCATTCGAGCGCGGCCCGGCACGCCTCGCCCGCTACACCCTTACCGTGCACGTCCTTGCCGAAGATCCAGCCCATTTCGGGCTGCCCGTCCCAGATAGGCTCGATCCCGCGCTGCGCGTCGAAGAAGCCGCAATTTCCGACCACGCGGCCGTCATATTCGACCATCCAGCCTCCATAGCCCAGCACGCTCCACATCCCGACCGACGAGATGACGCGCCGCCAGTGGTCGGAACGCGACATGGGCGGCCCTAGAAACTCTTGCACTTCGGGTTGCGCCATGATCGCTTCATGCGCAGCAAAATCCTCCGCGACGAAGCCGCGAAGGATCAAGCGTTCTGTGCGAATGGTCGGGGCGGGATGATCCGCCACGAGCCCCATTACTTCTTGGTCGAAAGCGACGAAAGGCCGCCGAACTTCTTGTTGAAGCGCTCGACACGGCCCCCCTGGGCTGCCTTGCGGCTGCCACCGGTCCAGGCCGGGTGCGATTTCGGGTCGATGTCGAGGTGCAGCGTGTCGCCTTCCGAACCCCACGTCGAGCGGGTTTCGAAGGTGCTGCCGTCGGTCATTTCGACCTTGATCATATGGTAATCGGGATGGGTATCGTTTTTCATCGTCTTTTCCTGTGTTTAGGCTGGTTTCCGACCAGCCCCATGAGGATCGAAGCGCGCCCTAGCGAAAAGCCTTCTGCTTGACAAGCAAAAGCTCCCCGGAATAGCGCTCGCCACAGGAACGAGGTTTCGCCCCTGTAGTGGGGGCGGCGAAGAGGGAAGCCGGCGAACATCCGGCGCTGTGCCCGCAACTGTGATCCGCGCATGAGCCGCAGAGAGCCAGATACCGACCCCGATCCGTCGTCCGTTCCGGCTGCCGGGGTCAGCGGCGGGGCGTGGATCGGCATGGGCGCGATGCGTCCGTCCTTTCCGCCGTGACGACTTGTCACGGATGAAAGGAAAAACCCATGTTCGATCTCCCCCCTATCGACGCCGAATTCCCGGACGAGAAAATCGTCATTACCGCCTCCCGCGACGAGGTGGACGCCGACGCGACAAGCGACGCGATCAGCCTGCTCGAGCCCGAAACGCTCGACCAGCTCGGCGAAGCGCGCGTCGTGCCCCTGCTGCGGCTTCTTCCCTCGGTCGCGTTGGCCGAGACGGGTCCCGCCGGCACCCAGGCGCAGGTCCGTATCCGCGGCGCCGAAGCCAGCCACACCTTGCTGTTCATCGACGGCATCAAGGCCAACGATCCTGCCGCAGGAAACGAGGCGCGTTTCGAATTGCTCGGCGATAGCGCGGGCGATGCGCTCGAATTGAAGCGCGGGCCGCAGTCCGCCTTGTGGGGCGCCGAGGCCATTGGCGGTGTCGTAGCCCTGCGGAGTGCAGCGGCGGAGGCCCGCAGCGTGTCGGCCTTTGGCGAATATGGCAGCGACGACTTCCAGCGTCTCTCGTCCCGCTTCGCAGCCGGCGGCGAAACCGGCCAGCTCGTCGCCGCCGTCGGCTATCAACGCAGCGACGGCATCGACAGCTTCGGCGATGGAGGCGAAAAGGACGGATATTCGCTGTTCACCGCGCGTGTTGCGGGCGAGCTCGACCTTTCCACCGGCATCACGCTCGAAACCTC
This genomic interval carries:
- the rpmE gene encoding 50S ribosomal protein L31, with protein sequence MKNDTHPDYHMIKVEMTDGSTFETRSTWGSEGDTLHLDIDPKSHPAWTGGSRKAAQGGRVERFNKKFGGLSSLSTKK
- a CDS encoding GNAT family N-acetyltransferase, whose protein sequence is MGLVADHPAPTIRTERLILRGFVAEDFAAHEAIMAQPEVQEFLGPPMSRSDHWRRVISSVGMWSVLGYGGWMVEYDGRVVGNCGFFDAQRGIEPIWDGQPEMGWIFGKDVHGKGVAGEACRAALEWADANLKRDIWAMISPGNAASFKLAEKLGFDLVQRSDLDENEKIDVLKRSYTG
- a CDS encoding TetR/AcrR family transcriptional regulator, producing MKKVTTFGLWRQHGLSATVLPMGKVKRQARSDDTRSAIMAAGTRLFAVQGFEKTGIRDIAVEADVNPALISYHFGGKEGLIEEIFADAIDTAAEAVEDGRFVDAEFPEKELVRLYAKSLSSQPMLVLMSLRSQLDPERVFNENLLPLYRRFRTLTNDMLDTLPDDAPGKTLDPNLVYSMILSPLQMYFAAHQIREGAKGSMEPTASSLPPEEFVQRLGDFISAALR
- a CDS encoding DUF2207 domain-containing protein; translated protein: MRALLAVLIAFLTLFASPAAAQERIQSFHSNLDIEEDGTLTVTETIRVMVEGRQIRRGIFRDLPTRYELPNGGNAKVGFTFLDASLDGRDVPTKLERMSNGVRIRIGDPDVLVSHGSHAYRIRYSVRRAVGHFEDKPMDELWWNVTGDGWAFRIDKASATIRLPQNARFGELIGYTGEYGSTEQAARVVRNEPGNAKIETTRTLRPREGFSIVATFPKNIVEPPTEQERLARTIADYAPPVAAFFGLLLVIAYYVWAYVHVGRDPRPGTIVPLFAPPDGITPAAIRYAIKRKMDHRGFAAALVDAGVRGHVTLEQDGGGFLSKGKMKIRRNSLDARQPLDPAEERMLSKLVASGETLEMDNENHSKFSKALGTLDKHYKKIFEGKAFHRNYGWAFAGLLTLIGALALVAAAIVWSEDLVSPLIPMITVALLLIAVLLMAGAPDKGQPGRKLILGLGIFAALIAGVMSLGMLPMAFVGGGAVMIMLVLLPATIIVISGFIWLDAPTASGRALLDRIAGFKQYLSTTEGKRFDRMQRPGEDLSLFERYLPYAIALGVENQWAEKFESALAAAAKDPTRDQGFTWYSGSHDVWHNPTGFTTAVGASLASSISSASTAPGSSSGSGGGGFSGGGGGGGGGGGW
- a CDS encoding LemA family protein, whose protein sequence is MELIVFFVVLAVLLLWGVAIYNKLVRLRALVHEAFSGITVQLRRRADLIPNLVETVKGYASHEKETLENVIAQRGNAVSAKGVEATAAADAAMTGLLGKLMAVVEAYPDLKADENFRKLQDELSSIEHDLQASRRYYNATARDLNTRIQSVPDNIIAGPTGFKTEPYYEDADESIQSAPNVDFG
- a CDS encoding acyl-CoA dehydrogenase codes for the protein MAHHHPSVSPFDANDPFDLDGQLTDEERMVRDTARAYAQEKLLPRVKDAFLKDSFDRDIMSEMGQLGLLGATVPEEYGGAGLGYVSYGLIAREVERVDSGYRSACSVQSSLVMFPIHAYGTEEQKKKWLPKLASGEAVGCFGLTEPDAGSDPGGMRTRAKKVDGGYVISGAKMWITNSPIADVFVVWAKSDAHGGAIRGFLLEKGMKGLSAPKVKEKLSLRASITGEIVMDEVEVPESAMFPEIEGLKGPFGCLNRARYGIGWGAMGAAEACYEAARDYLLERKQFGVPLASKQIPQLKLADMVTEITLGLQAALRVGRRLDDGVLIPETISLIKRNNCGKALEIARTARDMHGGNGISAEYVPMRHAMNLETVNTYEGTHDVHALILGRAITGIPAF